Proteins encoded in a region of the Methanomassiliicoccus sp. genome:
- a CDS encoding PrsW family intramembrane metalloprotease — MAVTSLGLIVILIVAFVPATIYMLWIRSAEIHEREPFLAIEGVFIYGLIVALGLAFILEVLAMDLISSLFGDVLTANMESIILAVILAPVIEEFTKLTGVFAVSRRLTEAENGLVYGAAVGLGFAAGENVLYYSDSLATGVELFIVTVIARTLTSTLLHTSTSAISGFGVSRSKCFAAWYGTPKSWIPYYLAAVAIHSAFNFLAVLGTDILPDASISISYIALFMSVVLVWSTVRWIRRKIVELDRSNAAGRIRCE, encoded by the coding sequence ATGGCTGTCACCTCTCTCGGACTCATCGTCATCCTCATCGTGGCCTTCGTCCCCGCAACCATCTACATGCTGTGGATAAGGTCGGCGGAGATCCATGAGCGGGAGCCGTTCCTGGCCATCGAGGGCGTGTTCATCTACGGCCTCATCGTGGCGCTGGGCCTGGCCTTCATCCTGGAGGTACTGGCGATGGACCTCATCAGCTCGCTCTTCGGGGACGTCCTGACCGCGAATATGGAGAGCATCATCCTGGCGGTCATCCTCGCGCCCGTGATCGAGGAGTTCACCAAGCTAACTGGGGTGTTCGCCGTCAGCCGCCGCCTGACCGAGGCGGAGAACGGCCTGGTCTATGGCGCCGCCGTAGGTCTGGGGTTCGCCGCCGGCGAGAACGTGCTCTACTACTCCGATTCGCTGGCCACGGGGGTGGAGCTGTTCATCGTCACCGTCATCGCCCGGACCCTTACCTCCACCCTGCTTCACACCTCGACCTCGGCCATCTCCGGGTTCGGGGTCTCGAGGTCCAAGTGCTTTGCCGCGTGGTACGGGACTCCCAAGAGCTGGATCCCATACTACTTGGCCGCGGTGGCCATCCACTCGGCGTTCAACTTCCTGGCCGTCCTGGGCACGGACATCCTGCCGGATGCCAGCATCTCGATCTCGTACATCGCCCTGTTCATGTCGGTCGTCCTGGTTTGGTCGACCGTACGATGGATACGAAGGAAGATCGTGGAGCTGGA